The Lolium rigidum isolate FL_2022 unplaced genomic scaffold, APGP_CSIRO_Lrig_0.1 contig_31409_1, whole genome shotgun sequence nucleotide sequence TACTGTATTCCCGCTTATATGAAAACCATTATCCTTCCTTCCTTGTCGTCCAAAACATTAGAGTATGTGTAATCTGAACAGCAACATCTACTACATCAACGACTCCCTGGATAAGCGGACATGGACCTACATCTTCGGCGCCTGCTGCGCCACCACCGTCTTCATCCCCTCCTTCCACAACTACCGGATGTGGTCCTTCCTCGGCCTCCTCATGACCACCTACACCGCCTGGTACCTCACCGTCGCAGCCATTGTCCACGGCAAGGCGGAGGGGGTGACGCACTCGGCGCCAACCAAGATGGTGCTCTACTTCACTGGGGCTACCAACATACTCTACACCTTCGGAGGGCACGCTGTCACTGTGTAAGTATATCGAACTATTTGCCATTCTTCTCTTTCTTCAGAATTGTGTTGAGCTCCCATTGATGGAGGCAATATTGTGTATTGCCTTGGACAGTGAGATCATGCACGCCATGTGGAAGCCGCAGAAGTTCAAGCTCATCTACCTCATGGCCACGCTCTACGTGCTTACCCTCACGCTGCCGTCCGCCTCTGCCGTGTACTGGGCCTTTGGCGACGCCCTCCTCGACCACTCCAACGCATTCTCCCTCCTCCCGCGCACCCCTTTCCGTGACGCCGCTGTCGTCCTCATGCTCATCCACCAGTTCATCACCTTCGGCTTCGCCTGCACGCCGCTCTACTTCGTCTGGGAGAAGGCCATCGGCGTGCACTCCGACAAGACCACGGTGCTCCGCCGCGCGGCGGCGAGGCTCCCCGTGGTGGCCCCCATCTGGTTCCTTGCCGTCGTCTTCCCCTTCTTCGGGCCTATCAACTCCACCGTGGGTTCACTCCTCGTCAGCTTCACCGTCTACATCATCCCCGCGGCCGCCCACATGGCCGTCTTCGCGTCGCCCGCGGCCAGGGAGGGCGCCGTGGAGCGGCCGCCGCGGTGGGTCGGAGGTTGGGCGGGCATGTACGCCGTGAACTGCTTTGTGGCAGCGTGGGTGCTCGTCGTCGGATTCGGCTTCGGCGGCTGGGCCAGTACCGTCAACTTTGTCCGCCAGGTCAACACCTTCGGACTCTTCACCAAGTGCTACCAGTGCCCTCCTAGGCACTAATTAACTACCTAGCTTTAATCTTCTTCCTATATAACTAAAGTAGCAAACCGAAGTTGAAAGATTAATTATTGGATGCGTGCATGCTTTCTTCTTGAGATCAAGGAGAAACTTTAGTTTATctcacaaagaaaagaaaaaaaaaacaaatcagaGCTTGTTTTGAATTTTGATCTTGTCTGCTGTGTTTTCGTGTGTCATGTTTGTAATTATCAGTTCATGAGAGTTGTATGTATGTATCTCATGATGATATATCAACCTCCGAATTAGTACACTGGTGTGCGCTTGCTCTTGTGTGAGTTACTAGAGATCCACCCACTGAGAGAATTCTGGAAGATCACAAACTGTACGAGATTGTCTCAAATCTTGACCATAACTGCGTGTTAACTTGCAGTGGCCCTACTGATTAATTAATTcagacctcttcacataccttatGGGTCCTACCAAGCAAGTATTGATGATCCATGTCACTATCTCTTCACAAAGCAGACATCCTATGGTGATGATTATGATGCATCCATCCTGTTAACTGCTGATACCCACAGGACAACCAATACCACCTGTAGAAGAATCACATGGCAGAGGAAGAAAAACCTGCATGCTTGCATGATCATGCATTGCACTGGTCCACCTTCAATTTGTCCTAGAAAACTAAAGGAGTGCTACTGAGAGATGAAGAAGGAAAGATCAGCTGCAATGAGAGGATCTTGTGGATCACATGCCGGAGAAAGGTGAGAGGGTTGTCTGCCTGGAGGTGGTCCATGCATGTCTTTGTTGTGAAGAAATGGTAGGACTAGGAGACTAGCTAGCTTTGAGACCATACTTGTGTGAGCGCATCTACTTCATACTCAAGCCAACCTGATCATAATACAGAAACGCAAACGGTAACAAGATGACAGGCAGTGAGAGGACCAAGGACGCTAGCAATCAAGCACACGCCTCAGCAGCTGTGGAGTTGCCTTGGTGTCTGTAGCAGCCGTCGCATTCTCCACCTCCGGCAGCATGCACAGGTGCAGATCGAGCGGCAAGAAGAGGACTGGAGATCTTCTCCAGCTCCAAACATCCttcaccttcttcttctctcAAGTATGGATATACTGTGTGCCATTGCAAATTTTCGAGTCTGGCAAATCAAACTAGATGATGATATATTTCTAAAAGGTAATGCTCCATATCGAATTCTTTTAGTATCAGCAACACAAGCTATTCATACCATTTTTTTCTCCTATTTCATCTTGCACAAATGAAAAACAAAGAGTTCGCTGACAGAAGTGTCCAATCTGATCTACTTAGACTGATTGAGCAAAGCACAAGATACATAGCCCCAGATTCAGACAGCAACAAACTGGACAGCAAGATCAAGCAAAGATCCATCCATGAATCCAAGAGCATGAATTATTCAGGGACTCTGACATGTCCACCGTTCCGTCGACACTGAGTGCTTAGCAGCTGATTAATAAGATTAAGCAGATGCCGCCAGACATGCTACAGGCCAAGCAAAGCTACAACGATAGCCTTGCAGACCAGAGACTGTAGGGCGCCCAAGCAACACCCTCTCACGTCAAACATCAGATCTGGAGAAGCTTGATCCATCAACATGTGTGCGTGTGGCAATAATTGGGGGATCCAATATAATCTACACATGCATGTTCGATAAAAGAAGGGACCTCAAGAATCTCCAGACACCAAAGTGTCCAAGAACAAGAGAACCAAGATTGTGGGGGTTGATGGAAATGAAGCAATGTCATGGTGCATTTGGAAGTTTCAGGAAGAGATGAGAAAGAAAAAAGATGGTGAAACATCTCCTGTAGCAGACAAAAATAAGAATACACAAAAACATGGAGATTTTCTGGTGGAAGATAGCAACTTTTTCCTTGCAAGTCATTTGCCAATTTTGGCCATTGCTTGTTTGGTTTGTTATGAACTTGTATCGCTGACAGTATAGTAGTGCACAGGTACACTTCAGATTACTGGTTTGAAGGTGGCAGGAATCCTGTTATTATCTTACAAGCTACTGAGCAATGAGGAGGAAGTTATATGAGTTACAACACTGTGActaatctttctattcttaataggtgatcccattttcctgcacatgcaaggtatccacctcatCATGTATCTACAAGCAATCCTAGACTGCCACCTCAGCAGTCTTACAAACAAATTTTTTGAGACCTTCCTCCTGTAAAAAAGTATCTTTGCCGTCGTTCGTCTTCCATGATGTTGCTCTCCACCTCCGCCCGTTACCTAAGAATTCATGGCCACACAAATCCGTCCGCTGCGATCTATGCCCTCCTCACCACAAATGCTCGTCAAACCGTCCCATTGTGCCTAGCATTCATCAGCCATCAGTTCCCTGTAAATGCATAAGAAACTGCTAGGTGGAACTGACCGGACGCTGCCTCCATGCTTAAAAAGCTCACCTACAGACGTGCCTGCCTGCCCCGCGTCCATCTCTGGCAGTGATCTCCACTCTGGTAGTTTCCGCTCCAGATTCTCATATCCCCATTCTCATCTTATTCACTGACTCATTTTTTGTCAGTCTATAAGGTTGCCATTATGCTGGAAAGCTGCTCGACATTATGCCTACCCCGATCTGATGGGAATTTCATTGGATTCTTCATGGTGTTTTGATTGGATTTCAATTGGATTCTAAGCTGGTTGCTGAAGCAATGCGGATCATCACGCCTACGACCATACTGGACAACACTACGTGCTTAAATTGGTACACAAGCTATCATCTCTTACATTTATTTGTTTAGTTTGCAGTGAATCAGCCCACACATCTTCTAATTTCTGCTTACTGCAGGTATTTTGTCTTGGTAAGCAATGGGTAAGTCAGTTTTCCttccaaaaaaattcaatttCAACTGCAGAGTTGCGAACTATTTGCACCTCCATATGCATTGTGTTATAACTAATAGAACCAAGAGTCAAAAAGGTTTTTACCTCCAATTTGGTGGTCATACTCTATCCTTCTAAATAAATCTAAGGTATACCTTCGCAGGATGTGCTTTACAAATAAAAAGAGAGATGATACTAAAACCTTTTTTTTGTAGGTGAGGATTTTTTACTTAATTTTATGAAGAAGTGCAATATTTAGAACTATTGTGTTTTCCCCGGAGAAGGACCACTATACTCTTGATGGGCAAGAATGGACACGGACCGACATAAAAAAAGTGATCTCCTTTCCAGTTCTGCCAAACGTCTTCAGAACTTTACAATCACTCGTCGGAATCTACCATTTTTATTTCCATAGGGGATTTGTTTAGTTTACAGTGAATCAGCTCACGCATCTTCTAATTTCTGCTTCCTGCTGGTATTTTGTCTTGGTAAGCATTTATGGACAAGCCAAATTTTCTTATAAAAAATGTCACTTTCAGCTGCAGAGTTGCGAACTATTTGCACCTCCATATGCATTGTGTTACATCTAACAGAACCAACAGCCTGGAAGGTAAACATTTAACAACTTTGCAACCAACTAGCCACACATGTCTTTATCAAGTTTCCCCTTCTTGCGGTCTAAGTTCACTTCTGAATTCAGATTTTCAGTGTGAAATATACATTTGTTTTACTTGATGGGCTGACAAGTGCGATGaccttattccaatg carries:
- the LOC124680948 gene encoding putative auxin transporter-like protein 4 gives rise to the protein MASEKVETVVAGNYVEMEREGGDGERGGVGAGGGAGAGGRSKLVSNLFWHGGSAYDAWFSCSSNQVAQVLLTLPYSFSQLGMASGIAFQLFYGLMGSWTAYLISVLYVEYRTRKEREKVDFRNHVIQWFEVLHGLLGSHWRNVGLFFNCTFLLFGSVIQLIACASNIYYINDSLDKRTWTYIFGACCATTVFIPSFHNYRMWSFLGLLMTTYTAWYLTVAAIVHGKAEGVTHSAPTKMVLYFTGATNILYTFGGHAVTVEIMHAMWKPQKFKLIYLMATLYVLTLTLPSASAVYWAFGDALLDHSNAFSLLPRTPFRDAAVVLMLIHQFITFGFACTPLYFVWEKAIGVHSDKTTVLRRAAARLPVVAPIWFLAVVFPFFGPINSTVGSLLVSFTVYIIPAAAHMAVFASPAAREGAVERPPRWVGGWAGMYAVNCFVAAWVLVVGFGFGGWASTVNFVRQVNTFGLFTKCYQCPPRH